From Pan paniscus chromosome 9, NHGRI_mPanPan1-v2.0_pri, whole genome shotgun sequence, the proteins below share one genomic window:
- the LARGE2 gene encoding xylosyl- and glucuronyltransferase LARGE2 isoform X3: protein MLPRGRPRALGAAALLLLLLLLGFLLFDGRLRRAAALDGDPGAGPGDHNRSDCGPQPPPPPKCELLHVAIVCAGHNSSRDVITLVKSMLFYRKNPLHLHLVTDAVARNILETLFHTWMVPAVRVSFYHADQLKPQVSWIPNKHYSGLYGLMKLVLPSALPAELARVIVLDTDVTFASDISELWALFAHFSDTQAIGLVENQSDWYLGNLWKNHRPWPALGRGFNTGVILLRLDRLRQAGWEQMWRLTARRELLSLPATSLADQDIFNAVIKEHPGLVQHLPCVWNVQLSDHTLAERCYSEASDLKVIHWNSPKKLRVKNKHVEFFRNFYLTFLEYDGNLLRRELFVCPSQPPPGAEQLQQALAQLDEEDPCFEFRQQQLTVHRVHVTFLPHEPPPPRPHDVTLVAQLSMDRLQMLEALCRHWPGPMSLALYLTDAEAQQFLHFVEASPVLAARQDVAYHVVYREGPLYPVNQLRNVALAQALTPYVFLSDIDFLPAYSLYDYLRASIEQLGLGSWRKAALVVPAFETLRYRFSFPHSKVELLALLDAGTLYTFRYHEWPRGHAPTDYARWREAQAPYRVQWAADYEPYVVVPRDCPRYDPRFVGFGWNKVAHIVELDAQEYELLVLPEAFTIHLPHAPSLDISRFRSSPTYRDCLQALKDEFHQDLSRHHGAAALKYLPALQQPQSPARG from the exons ATGCTGCCCCGAGGGCGCCCCCGGGCGCTGGGGGCCGCCgcgctgttgctgctgctgctgctgctcggaTTCCTCCTGTTCG ACGGGAGGCTGCGGAGAGCCGCCGCCCTCGACGGAGACCCGGGGGCCGGCCCCGGGGACCACAACCGCTCCGACTGCGgcccgcagccgccgccgccgcccaaGTGCGAG CTCTTGCATGTGGCCATCGTGTGTGCGGGGCATAACTCCAGCCGAGACGTCATCACCCTGGTGAAGTCCATGCTCTTCTACAG GAAAAATCCACTGCACCTCCACTTGGTGACTGACGCCGTGGCCAGAAACATCCTGGAGACGCTCTTCCACACATGGATGGTGCCTGCTGTCCGTGTCAGCTTTTATCATGCCGACCAGCTCAAG CCCCAGGTCTCCTGGATCCCCAACAAGCACTACTCCGGCCTCTATGGGCTAATGAAGCTGGTGCTGCCCAGTGCCTTGCCCGCTGAGCTGGCCCGCGTCATTGTCCTGGACACGGATGTCACCTTCGCCTCTGACATCTCGGAGCTCTGGGCACTCTTTGCTCACTTTTCTG ACACGCAGGCGATCGGTCTTGTGGAGAACCAGAGTGACTGGTACCTGGGCAACCTCTGGAAGAACCACAGGCCCTGGCCTGCCTTGGGCCGGGGATTTAACACAG GTGTGATCCTGCTGCGGCTGGACCGGCTCCGGCAGGCTGGCTGGGAGCAGATGTGGAGGCTGACAGCCAGGCGGGAGCTCCTTAGCCTGCCTGCCACCTCACTGGCTGACCAG GACATCTTCAACGCTGTGATTAAGGAGCACCCGGGGCTAGTGCAGCATCTGCCTTGTGTCTGGAATGTGCAGCTGTCAGATCACACACTGGCCGAGCGCTGCTACTCTGAGGCGTCTGACCTCAAG GTGATCCACTGGAACTCACCAAAGAAGCTTCGGGTGAAGAACAAGCACGTGGAATTCTTCCGCAATTTCTACCTGACCTTCCTGGAGTACGATGGGAACTTGCTGCGGAGAGAGCTCTTTGTGTGCCCCAGCCAGCCCCCACCTGGTGCTGAGCAG TTGCAGCAGGCCCTGGCACAACTGGACGAGGAAGACCCCTGCTTTGAGTTCCGGCAGCAGCAGCTCACTGTGCACCGTGTGCATGTCACTTTCCTGCCCCATGAACCGCCACCCCCCCGGCCTCACGATGTCACCCTTGTGGCCCAGCTGTCCATGGACCG GCTGCAGATGTTGGAAGCCCTGTGCAGGCACTGGCCTGGCCCCATGAGCCTGGCCTTGTACCTGACAGACGCAGAAGCTCAGCAGTTCCTGCATTTCGTCGAGGCCTCACCAGTGCTTGCTGCCCGGCAGGACGTGGCCTACCATGTGGTGTACCGTGAGGGGCCCCTATACCCCGTCAACCAGCTTCGCAACGTGGCCTTGGCCCAGGCCCTCACGCCTTACGTCTTCCTCAGTGACATTGACTTCCTGCCTGCCTATTCTCTCTACGACTACCTCAG GGCCTCCATTGagcagctggggctgggcagcTGGCGCAAGGCAGCACTGGTGGTGCCGGCATTCGAGACCCTGCGCTACCGCTTCAGCTTCCCCCATTCCAAGGTGGAGCTGTTGGCCTTGCTGGATGCGGGCACTCTCTACACCTTCAG GTACCACGAGTGGCCCCGGGGCCACGCACCCACAGACTATGCCCGCTGGCGGGAGGCTCAGGCCCCGTACCGTGTGCAATGGGCAGCCGACTATGAACCCTACGTGGTGGTGCCACGAGACTGTCCCCGCTATGATCCTCGCTTTGTGGGCTTCGGCTGGAACAAAGTGGCCCACATTGTGGAGCTGGATGCCCAG GAATATGAGCTCCTGGTGCTGCCCGAGGCCTTCACCATCCATCTGCCCCACGCTCCAAGCCTGGACATCTCCCGCTTCCGCTCCAGCCCCACCTATCGTGACTGCCTCCAGGCCCTCAAGGACGAATTCCACCAGGACTTGTCCCGCCACCATGGGGCTGCTGCCCTCAAATACCTCCCAGCCCTGCAGCAGCCCCAGAGCCCTGCCCGAGGCTGA
- the LARGE2 gene encoding xylosyl- and glucuronyltransferase LARGE2 isoform X2, whose amino-acid sequence MLPRGRPRALGAAALLLLLLLLGFLLFGGDLGCERREPGGRAGAPGCFPGPLMPRVPPDGRLRRAAALDGDPGAGPGDHNRSDCGPQPPPPPKCELLHVAIVCAGHNSSRDVITLVKSMLFYRKNPLHLHLVTDAVARNILETLFHTWMVPAVRVSFYHADQLKPQVSWIPNKHYSGLYGLMKLVLPSALPAELARVIVLDTDVTFASDISELWALFAHFSDTQAIGLVENQSDWYLGNLWKNHRPWPALGRGFNTGVILLRLDRLRQAGWEQMWRLTARRELLSLPATSLADQDIFNAVIKEHPGLVQHLPCVWNVQLSDHTLAERCYSEASDLKVIHWNSPKKLRVKNKHVEFFRNFYLTFLEYDGNLLRRELFVCPSQPPPGAEQLQQALAQLDEEDPCFEFRQQQLTVHRVHVTFLPHEPPPPRPHDVTLVAQLSMDRTWPTMWCTVRGPYTPSTSFATWPWPRPSRLTSSSVTLTSCLPILSTTTSGPPLSSWGWAAGARQHWWCRHSRPCATASASPIPRWSCWPCWMRALSTPSGTTSGPGATHPQTMPAGGRLRPRTVCNGQPTMNPTWWCHETVPAMILALWASAGTKWPTLWSWMPRNMSSWCCPRPSPSICPTLQAWTSPASAPAPPIVTASRPSRTNSTRTCPATMGLLPSNTSQPCSSPRALPEAEAGPALPLILALGRHQGNLPSAIPAI is encoded by the exons ATGCTGCCCCGAGGGCGCCCCCGGGCGCTGGGGGCCGCCgcgctgttgctgctgctgctgctgctcggaTTCCTCCTGTTCGGTGGGGACCTGGGGTGTGAGCGCCGCGAGCCTGGCGGGCGAGCGGGGGCCCCGGGATGCTTCCCCGGCCCGCTCATGCCACGTGTCCCCCCAGACGGGAGGCTGCGGAGAGCCGCCGCCCTCGACGGAGACCCGGGGGCCGGCCCCGGGGACCACAACCGCTCCGACTGCGgcccgcagccgccgccgccgcccaaGTGCGAG CTCTTGCATGTGGCCATCGTGTGTGCGGGGCATAACTCCAGCCGAGACGTCATCACCCTGGTGAAGTCCATGCTCTTCTACAG GAAAAATCCACTGCACCTCCACTTGGTGACTGACGCCGTGGCCAGAAACATCCTGGAGACGCTCTTCCACACATGGATGGTGCCTGCTGTCCGTGTCAGCTTTTATCATGCCGACCAGCTCAAG CCCCAGGTCTCCTGGATCCCCAACAAGCACTACTCCGGCCTCTATGGGCTAATGAAGCTGGTGCTGCCCAGTGCCTTGCCCGCTGAGCTGGCCCGCGTCATTGTCCTGGACACGGATGTCACCTTCGCCTCTGACATCTCGGAGCTCTGGGCACTCTTTGCTCACTTTTCTG ACACGCAGGCGATCGGTCTTGTGGAGAACCAGAGTGACTGGTACCTGGGCAACCTCTGGAAGAACCACAGGCCCTGGCCTGCCTTGGGCCGGGGATTTAACACAG GTGTGATCCTGCTGCGGCTGGACCGGCTCCGGCAGGCTGGCTGGGAGCAGATGTGGAGGCTGACAGCCAGGCGGGAGCTCCTTAGCCTGCCTGCCACCTCACTGGCTGACCAG GACATCTTCAACGCTGTGATTAAGGAGCACCCGGGGCTAGTGCAGCATCTGCCTTGTGTCTGGAATGTGCAGCTGTCAGATCACACACTGGCCGAGCGCTGCTACTCTGAGGCGTCTGACCTCAAG GTGATCCACTGGAACTCACCAAAGAAGCTTCGGGTGAAGAACAAGCACGTGGAATTCTTCCGCAATTTCTACCTGACCTTCCTGGAGTACGATGGGAACTTGCTGCGGAGAGAGCTCTTTGTGTGCCCCAGCCAGCCCCCACCTGGTGCTGAGCAG TTGCAGCAGGCCCTGGCACAACTGGACGAGGAAGACCCCTGCTTTGAGTTCCGGCAGCAGCAGCTCACTGTGCACCGTGTGCATGTCACTTTCCTGCCCCATGAACCGCCACCCCCCCGGCCTCACGATGTCACCCTTGTGGCCCAGCTGTCCATGGACCG GACGTGGCCTACCATGTGGTGTACCGTGAGGGGCCCCTATACCCCGTCAACCAGCTTCGCAACGTGGCCTTGGCCCAGGCCCTCACGCCTTACGTCTTCCTCAGTGACATTGACTTCCTGCCTGCCTATTCTCTCTACGACTACCTCAG GGCCTCCATTGagcagctggggctgggcagcTGGCGCAAGGCAGCACTGGTGGTGCCGGCATTCGAGACCCTGCGCTACCGCTTCAGCTTCCCCCATTCCAAGGTGGAGCTGTTGGCCTTGCTGGATGCGGGCACTCTCTACACCTTCAG GTACCACGAGTGGCCCCGGGGCCACGCACCCACAGACTATGCCCGCTGGCGGGAGGCTCAGGCCCCGTACCGTGTGCAATGGGCAGCCGACTATGAACCCTACGTGGTGGTGCCACGAGACTGTCCCCGCTATGATCCTCGCTTTGTGGGCTTCGGCTGGAACAAAGTGGCCCACATTGTGGAGCTGGATGCCCAG GAATATGAGCTCCTGGTGCTGCCCGAGGCCTTCACCATCCATCTGCCCCACGCTCCAAGCCTGGACATCTCCCGCTTCCGCTCCAGCCCCACCTATCGTGACTGCCTCCAGGCCCTCAAGGACGAATTCCACCAGGACTTGTCCCGCCACCATGGGGCTGCTGCCCTCAAATACCTCCCAGCCCTGCAGCAGCCCCAGAGCCCTGCCCGAGGCTGAGGCTGGGCCGGCGCTGCCCCTCATCTTAGCATTGGGCAGACACCAGGGCAACCTGCCCTCCGCCATCCCtgctatttaa
- the LARGE2 gene encoding xylosyl- and glucuronyltransferase LARGE2 isoform X1 translates to MLPRGRPRALGAAALLLLLLLLGFLLFGGDLGCERREPGGRAGAPGCFPGPLMPRVPPDGRLRRAAALDGDPGAGPGDHNRSDCGPQPPPPPKCELLHVAIVCAGHNSSRDVITLVKSMLFYRKNPLHLHLVTDAVARNILETLFHTWMVPAVRVSFYHADQLKPQVSWIPNKHYSGLYGLMKLVLPSALPAELARVIVLDTDVTFASDISELWALFAHFSDTQAIGLVENQSDWYLGNLWKNHRPWPALGRGFNTGVILLRLDRLRQAGWEQMWRLTARRELLSLPATSLADQDIFNAVIKEHPGLVQHLPCVWNVQLSDHTLAERCYSEASDLKVIHWNSPKKLRVKNKHVEFFRNFYLTFLEYDGNLLRRELFVCPSQPPPGAEQLQQALAQLDEEDPCFEFRQQQLTVHRVHVTFLPHEPPPPRPHDVTLVAQLSMDRLQMLEALCRHWPGPMSLALYLTDAEAQQFLHFVEASPVLAARQDVAYHVVYREGPLYPVNQLRNVALAQALTPYVFLSDIDFLPAYSLYDYLRASIEQLGLGSWRKAALVVPAFETLRYRFSFPHSKVELLALLDAGTLYTFRYHEWPRGHAPTDYARWREAQAPYRVQWAADYEPYVVVPRDCPRYDPRFVGFGWNKVAHIVELDAQEYELLVLPEAFTIHLPHAPSLDISRFRSSPTYRDCLQALKDEFHQDLSRHHGAAALKYLPALQQPQSPARG, encoded by the exons ATGCTGCCCCGAGGGCGCCCCCGGGCGCTGGGGGCCGCCgcgctgttgctgctgctgctgctgctcggaTTCCTCCTGTTCGGTGGGGACCTGGGGTGTGAGCGCCGCGAGCCTGGCGGGCGAGCGGGGGCCCCGGGATGCTTCCCCGGCCCGCTCATGCCACGTGTCCCCCCAGACGGGAGGCTGCGGAGAGCCGCCGCCCTCGACGGAGACCCGGGGGCCGGCCCCGGGGACCACAACCGCTCCGACTGCGgcccgcagccgccgccgccgcccaaGTGCGAG CTCTTGCATGTGGCCATCGTGTGTGCGGGGCATAACTCCAGCCGAGACGTCATCACCCTGGTGAAGTCCATGCTCTTCTACAG GAAAAATCCACTGCACCTCCACTTGGTGACTGACGCCGTGGCCAGAAACATCCTGGAGACGCTCTTCCACACATGGATGGTGCCTGCTGTCCGTGTCAGCTTTTATCATGCCGACCAGCTCAAG CCCCAGGTCTCCTGGATCCCCAACAAGCACTACTCCGGCCTCTATGGGCTAATGAAGCTGGTGCTGCCCAGTGCCTTGCCCGCTGAGCTGGCCCGCGTCATTGTCCTGGACACGGATGTCACCTTCGCCTCTGACATCTCGGAGCTCTGGGCACTCTTTGCTCACTTTTCTG ACACGCAGGCGATCGGTCTTGTGGAGAACCAGAGTGACTGGTACCTGGGCAACCTCTGGAAGAACCACAGGCCCTGGCCTGCCTTGGGCCGGGGATTTAACACAG GTGTGATCCTGCTGCGGCTGGACCGGCTCCGGCAGGCTGGCTGGGAGCAGATGTGGAGGCTGACAGCCAGGCGGGAGCTCCTTAGCCTGCCTGCCACCTCACTGGCTGACCAG GACATCTTCAACGCTGTGATTAAGGAGCACCCGGGGCTAGTGCAGCATCTGCCTTGTGTCTGGAATGTGCAGCTGTCAGATCACACACTGGCCGAGCGCTGCTACTCTGAGGCGTCTGACCTCAAG GTGATCCACTGGAACTCACCAAAGAAGCTTCGGGTGAAGAACAAGCACGTGGAATTCTTCCGCAATTTCTACCTGACCTTCCTGGAGTACGATGGGAACTTGCTGCGGAGAGAGCTCTTTGTGTGCCCCAGCCAGCCCCCACCTGGTGCTGAGCAG TTGCAGCAGGCCCTGGCACAACTGGACGAGGAAGACCCCTGCTTTGAGTTCCGGCAGCAGCAGCTCACTGTGCACCGTGTGCATGTCACTTTCCTGCCCCATGAACCGCCACCCCCCCGGCCTCACGATGTCACCCTTGTGGCCCAGCTGTCCATGGACCG GCTGCAGATGTTGGAAGCCCTGTGCAGGCACTGGCCTGGCCCCATGAGCCTGGCCTTGTACCTGACAGACGCAGAAGCTCAGCAGTTCCTGCATTTCGTCGAGGCCTCACCAGTGCTTGCTGCCCGGCAGGACGTGGCCTACCATGTGGTGTACCGTGAGGGGCCCCTATACCCCGTCAACCAGCTTCGCAACGTGGCCTTGGCCCAGGCCCTCACGCCTTACGTCTTCCTCAGTGACATTGACTTCCTGCCTGCCTATTCTCTCTACGACTACCTCAG GGCCTCCATTGagcagctggggctgggcagcTGGCGCAAGGCAGCACTGGTGGTGCCGGCATTCGAGACCCTGCGCTACCGCTTCAGCTTCCCCCATTCCAAGGTGGAGCTGTTGGCCTTGCTGGATGCGGGCACTCTCTACACCTTCAG GTACCACGAGTGGCCCCGGGGCCACGCACCCACAGACTATGCCCGCTGGCGGGAGGCTCAGGCCCCGTACCGTGTGCAATGGGCAGCCGACTATGAACCCTACGTGGTGGTGCCACGAGACTGTCCCCGCTATGATCCTCGCTTTGTGGGCTTCGGCTGGAACAAAGTGGCCCACATTGTGGAGCTGGATGCCCAG GAATATGAGCTCCTGGTGCTGCCCGAGGCCTTCACCATCCATCTGCCCCACGCTCCAAGCCTGGACATCTCCCGCTTCCGCTCCAGCCCCACCTATCGTGACTGCCTCCAGGCCCTCAAGGACGAATTCCACCAGGACTTGTCCCGCCACCATGGGGCTGCTGCCCTCAAATACCTCCCAGCCCTGCAGCAGCCCCAGAGCCCTGCCCGAGGCTGA